A single Eremothecium sinecaudum strain ATCC 58844 chromosome VIII, complete sequence DNA region contains:
- the RAD1 gene encoding ssDNA endodeoxyribonuclease RAD1 (Syntenic homolog of Ashbya gossypii AFR456C; Syntenic homolog of Saccharomyces cerevisiae YPL022W (RAD1)) codes for MSLFVQDESDEELQIALSNLEEQQGLAVEQASDIGHEAEYDIEEGSQAELYPLIPLKTDAESLAPDIKDIRPVDVELSVTLPFQQIILENMLVSENCLLVMANGLGVIPVVSNLLHILATPTKIKQVDKRSLVLLLNASDKDIAKIQDELMELSWMAKDPEGRQFTVINSDSHTVDQRAKAYSQGSIIAVTSRILIVDLLSGIVHPSMITGLFIMNAEQVNNYSTESFIADIYSDMNGWGFIKAVTESAESLVYEFSPLLRKMKDLKLKRILLWPRFHADVLSSLNFKKSNTVVEVKVSQTDSMSKIHFGLLECLKKCIDELVRKIPDIAKETWKAENAMDSNFMNSIYAEMQPKWHRISYESKQLVKDISTLRKLLYALLSYDAVDFYELIRIILDANKPSVSRKYSESPWLMVAESQLVISYSKKRVYYNDEYLLEELPKWEQLLALLDDIHYERASKPSQYMGGTLIMCSDERTRAQLRRVLSYANSKEGARKLMIRKLQSYIDRRESTKSISNEIQEQQQDGALKVSRAFAKEEVTSKRRRTRGAAVVAAVSRLHNATGTGEDIESKLSYADLEQENEKLGLVLEDDLEKIDTLVEPADSDRDITPMFDNDYDDSLEFTLPQTSEEFWESKANDFSYIDAFDNIMLHYYNSGTDDTLLTELMPSFIIMYEPSLSFIRRIEVFKAMHRNTISKIYFMYYGDSIEEQVHLSSIKKEKDAFTKIIRENAALAHHFEAPEDLSRYRNLARRNMQLKRKKNTRIAGGQASLEPMTEDIVVVDVREFRAPLPGLLYRYGVRVVPCMLTIGDYIISPRICIERKSIADLIGSFKNGRLVKQCSMMSKYYEIPTLLLEFDDHESFSLEPFGERGYQSTTSSTVHPISSKLMQEEVQMELASLVMRFPNLKIIWSSSPLQTVNIILDLKLGREQPDPVKCAEIGKSSNRSKKAAEDDSAQQLKDLLTVPGLSSIDYFNLKKRCKTIKALKSMSIESLAGIVADRSLAERIFLHIQKESEQIDLDVEDDE; via the coding sequence ATGTCTTTATTTGTTCAAGATGAatctgatgaagaactaCAAATTGCATTATCCAACTTAGAAGAGCAACAAGGGCTTGCCGTAGAGCAGGCGTCGGATATTGGTCATGAAGCTGAATatgatattgaagaaggCTCACAAGCTGAGTTATACCCTTTAATACCTTTGAAAACAGATGCAGAGAGTTTAGCACCTGATATAAAGGATATTAGGCCAGTAGACGTTGAATTGTCTGTTACATTGCCATTTCAGCAAATAATACTGGAAAATATGCTGGTTTCGGAGAACTGCTTATTGGTTATGGCTAATGGATTGGGTGTTATTCCGGTTGTTTCTAATCTATTGCATATACTTGCAACACCTACTAAAATAAAGCAAGTCGATAAGCGGTCACTTGTGCTTCTATTAAATGCTTCGGATAAAGACATTGCAAAGATCCAAGATGAGCTGATGGAGTTATCATGGATGGCCAAGGACCCCGAAGGAAGGCAGTTCACGGTTATAAACAGTGATTCTCACACTGTTGATCAGAGGGCGAAGGCCTACAGCCAGGGTAGTATCATTGCTGTAACGTCCCGGATTCTGATAGTGGATTTGCTCTCTGGAATAGTTCATCCAAGTATGATAACCGGTTTATTTATTATGAATGCTGAACAGGTGAATAATTACTCTACTGAATCTTTTATTGCCGACATATATAGTGATATGAATGGATGGGGTTTTATTAAGGCAGTTACGGAGAGCGCCGAGTCTCTTGTTTATGAATTCTCTCCATTGCTAAGAAAAATGAAAGATTTAAAACTGAAGCGGATTTTATTATGGCCAAGATTCCATGCAGACGTTTTGTCTTCATTGAACTTTAAAAAGAGTAATACTGTTGTTGAAGTCAAAGTTTCCCAGACAGACTCTATGTCTAAGATCCACTTCGGGCTGCTGGAATGTCTCAAGAAATGTATCGATGAGCTGGTGAGGAAGATTCCAGATATAGCGAAAGAAACCTGGAAGGCGGAGAATGCAATGGACTCCAACTTTATGAACTCTATATACGCAGAGATGCAACCCAAATGGCATAGGATCTCGTACGAGTCGAAGCAGCTGGTGAAAGACATTTCGACACTGAGAAAGCTATTATATGCATTGCTCAGCTACGATGCAGTGGATTTCTATGAGCTAATACGGATAATATTGGATGCTAATAAACCATCTGTGTCCAGGAAATACTCAGAGTCACCATGGTTAATGGTTGCTGAATCGCAGCTAGTGATTTCTTACTCGAAGAAGAGAGTATACTACAACGACGAGTATTTACTCGAGGAACTTCCAAAGTGGGAGCAATTGTTGGCATTGCTAGATGACATTCATTATGAACGTGCATCGAAGCCTTCACAGTACATGGGTGGTACTCTAATCATGTGTTCTGATGAGCGTACAAGAGCTCAGCTCAGACGAGTTCTCTCGTACGCGAATTCAAAAGAGGGTGCTAGGAAACTTATGATAAGAAAGTTGCAGAGCTATATTGATAGAAGGGAATCCACTAAGTCTATTTCCAATGAGATTCAAGAGCAGCAACAGGATGGTGCGCTTAAAGTTTCTAGAGCTTTtgcaaaagaagaagtaaCTTCTAAACGGCGGAGAACTAGAGGAGCGGCTGTGGTTGCCGCTGTTTCGAGACTGCACAATGCAACGGGAACTGGTGAAGACATAGAAAGCAAACTGTCATATGCCGATTTGGAGCAAGAGAATGAAAAACTTGGCTTAGTACTAGAAGATGACCTGGAGAAAATTGACACTTTAGTTGAACCAGCAGATTCAGACCGTGATATTACCCCTATGTTTGATAACGATTATGATGACAGTTTGGAATTTACACTTCCTCAGACATCTGAAGAATTTTGGGAGTCTAAGGCTAATGATTTTTCGTACATTGATGCTTTTGATAACATAATGTTGCATTACTATAATTCAGGTACGGATGATACTCTTCTGACCGAACTAATGCCCTCGTTTATCATTATGTATGAGCCCAGTCTTTCATTTATTAGAAGAATTGAGGTTTTCAAAGCCATGCATAGGAACACAATTTCcaaaatatatttcatGTATTATGGTGACAGCATTGAAGAGCAAGTTCACTTGTCTTCTATTAAAAAAGAGAAAGATGCTTTTACTAAAATAATAAGAGAAAATGCTGCTTTAGCACATCATTTTGAGGCCCCAGAAGATCTTTCCAGGTATAGGAATCTTGCTCGTAGGAACATGCAGTtaaagagaaagaagaataCTAGGATTGCTGGAGGTCAAGCGTCTTTGGAACCAATGACAGAGGATATAGTAGTTGTAGACGTCCGTGAATTTCGAGCACCACTACCCGGCTTGTTATACAGATATGGTGTTAGAGTAGTCCCATGTATGCTTACAATCGGTGATTACATTATTTCCCCACGGATCTGTATTGAGAGGAAATCTATTGCTGATTTAATTGGCAGTTTTAAAAACGGCAGGCTTGTTAAGCAATGCAGTATGATGAGTAAATATTACGAAATTCCTACCCTACTACTTGAATTTGACGATCATGAATCATTCTCTCTGGAACCTTTTGGCGAAAGAGGATACCAAAGCACAACATCATCTACTGTTCATCCCATTAGTAGCAAGTTGATGCAAGAAGAGGTACAAATGGAATTAGCTTCCTTAGTTATGCGATTTCCCAACCTCAAGATCATCTGGTCATCATCACCTCTACAAACAGTCAACATAATTCTAGACTTAAAGTTGGGGAGAGAACAACCTGATCCTGTAAAGTGTGCTGAAATTGGAAAATCATCTAATAGATCCAAAAAGGCAGCTGAAGATGATTCTGCCCAGCAATTGAAGGATTTACTGACCGTACCAGGGTTGTCAAGCATAGATTATTTTAATCTCAAGAAAAGATGCAAAACCATCAAGGCACTAAAATCAATGAGTATTGAGTCTCTGGCAGGTATCGTTGCAGATAGATCTCTGGCAGAAAGGATATTTTTACATATACAGAAAGAAAGCGAGCAAATAGATCTTGATGTTGAGGATGATGAATAG
- the RFC1 gene encoding replication factor C subunit 1 (Syntenic homolog of Ashbya gossypii ACR102W; Syntenic homolog of Saccharomyces cerevisiae YOR217W (RFC1)), with amino-acid sequence MVDVREFFKPSNDSKGQKRSIKGKSTPKKAVSKVKAVQEEPIDLDLDDDELDKILTNESKSSSQVHDVSSEKSILAERKKDLDDAKPMRDENPLKPEFKSSAPKVVRAKKSVEKTDFEPTTASIGKKEHLTAEEVLAKIPSIDLDKVHVKENVTFNFGGGGESSGLVREDASEEFAKGAPNCLLGLTVVFTGVLPTLDRPNAEALAKRYGARVTKSISGKTSVVVLGDEAGPKKLEKIKQLGVKAIDEEGFKLLISGMPAEGGDGAAAEKARQKLKEQEEEVQREVEKLANQEKERKPKVSQNAEHSNPRPEVREQDKLWTVKYAPTSLQQICGNKAAVTKLKNWLQNWEEHKKMGFKISGRDGSGIYRAAMLSGPPGIGKTTAAHLVAKELGYDILEQNASDVRSKSLLNNGVKNALDNTSVVGFFKSKDEITGTNGRKFVIIMDEVDGMSGGDRGGVGQMAQFCRKTLSPLILICNERSLPKMRPFDKVVCDIHFRRPDAQAMKARLMTIAVREGFKLDPTIIDQLVAATRGDIRQIINLLSTISKTTKSISHENASQISAAWKKNVALKPYDITQKMFEGRNYTEAGCEQFPLYKKMELYFDDIDFTPLMIHENYLNTRPSNLGGISHLQAVVEAADSISEADLVEKKIRSSEQLWSLLPFHAVMSSVRPASKVAGQMAGRINFTSWLGQNSKTGKYYRLLQELHYHTRLSTSASKFSFRMNYMSCLKRRLLNPLVEEGTSGIPKIISVMDSYYLSKEDWDTIMDFLVGHEKTEAVLKKIPAGDKRAFTTMYNKTTHPVAINKTGLSTPYGGNATKAVPDFEDVVDADDDLPSAEPEDAKDEDADLKKDKLIKEKKPRAPTKKRSTGAAPKTPSKKRKTTSK; translated from the coding sequence ATGGTTGATGTTAGGGAGTTTTTTAAGCCTAGTAATGACAGTAAAGGTCAGAAAAGGTCTATAAAAGGCAAATCCACTCCTAAGAAAGCTGTTTCAAAGGTGAAGGCGGTTCAAGAGGAACCAATTGATTTGGATTTAGACGATGATGAGCTTGATAAGATTCTCACAAATGAGAGTAAGAGTTCAAGTCAAGTTCATGATGTTTCAAGTGAGAAGAGTATACTAGCAGAAAGAAAGAAAGATTTAGATGATGCAAAACCAATGCGTGATGAGAACCCATTGAAGCCGGAGTTTAAGTCATCTGCACCAAAAGTTGTTAGGGCTAAAAAGTCTGTCGAGAAAACGGACTTTGAACCTACTACAGCTTCCATAGGTAAGAAAGAACACCTTACTGCTGAAGAAGTATTAGCAAAAATTCCATCTATTGATCTAGATAAGGTTCATGTGAAAGAGAATGTTACTTTTAACTTTGGCGGCGGGGGTGAGAGTAGTGGATTGGTCCGCGAAGATGCAAGTGAGGAGTTTGCCAAAGGTGCACCAAATTGTTTATTGGGCCTTACTGTCGTGTTTACTGGTGTGTTGCCAACTTTAGATCGTCCTAATGCTGAAGCTCTAGCGAAGAGGTACGGTGCTCGTGTGACAAAATCGATCTCAGGTAAGACTTCTGTTGTGGTCCTCGGTGATGAGGCTGGCCCTAAGAAATTAGAGAAAATAAAGCAGCTTGGTGTAAAAGCcatcgatgaagaaggctTCAAGCTTTTGATTAGTGGAATGCCTGCAGAAGGCGGTGATGGTGCTGCGGCTGAAAAGGCTCGTCAGAAATTGAAGGAACAGGAAGAGGAAGTCCAACGTGAAGTAGAGAAACTTGCCAATCAAGAAAAGGAGCGTAAGCCCAAAGTATCACAAAACGCTGAACACTCTAATCCAAGGCCCGAGGTTCGCGAGCAAGATAAACTTTGGACTGTCAAGTATGCACCTACAAGTTTACAACAGATATGCGGTAATAAAGCCGCAGTTACTAAGTTGAAGAACTGGTTACAGAATTGGGAAGAGCATAAGAAGATGGGGTTTAAAATTTCAGGTAGAGATGGCTCCGGGATTTATCGGGCAGCTATGTTGTCAGGGCCGCCTGGTATTGGGAAAACTACAGCAGCTCATTTGGTCGCAAAAGAATTAGGATACGATATACTTGAACAAAATGCGTCGGATGTGAGATCTAAAAGTCTCTTAAACAATGGAGTTAAGAATGCATTAGATAATACTTCTGTTGTTGGGTTTTTTAAGAGTAAAGACGAGATCACCGGGACGAATGGTCGTAAATTTGTAATTATCATGGACGAGGTTGATGGTATGAGTGGTGGTGATAGAGGCGGTGTTGGACAAATGGCTCAATTCTGCCGTAAAACTTTATCCCCATTAATTCTTATTTGTAATGAGAGATCCCTTCCCAAGATGAGACCTTTTGATAAAGTTGTTTGCGATATTCACTTTAGAAGACCTGACGCCCAAGCCATGAAGGCCAGATTAATGACCATTGCCGTACGTGAAGGCTTCAAATTGGATCCGACTATTATTGATCAATTAGTTGCAGCTACAAGGGGAGATATCAGACAGATTATAAACCTTTTATCTACAATCTCTAAAACCACTAAATCCATTAGCCATGAAAACGCTAGTCAAATTTCTGCTGCTTGGAAAAAGAATGTTGCCTTAAAACCATATGATATAACCCAGAAGATGTTTGAAGGGCGTAACTATACGGAAGCAGGCTGTGAACAATTCCCACTATATAAGAAAATGGAACTATATTTTGATGATATTGACTTCACACCGCTGATGATACACGAAAATTACCTCAACACCAGACCAAGTAATTTGGGTGGTATTTCGCATTTACAAGCGGTTGTGGAGGCAGCAGATTCAATTTCAGAAGCTGATTTGGTGGAAAAGAAAATCCGAAGCAGTGAACAGCTTTGGAGTTTGCTTCCCTTCCATGCAGTTATGTCTTCCGTCAGACCTGCTTCTAAAGTCGCCGGTCAGATGGCCGGTAGGATTAACTTTACCAGTTGGCTGGGGCAGAATTCAAAAACGGGCAAATACTATAGGTTATTACAGGAGTTACATTACCACACCAGATTGAGCACCTCAGCATCGAAGTTTTCTTTCAGAATGAACTATATGAGCTGCTTGAAACGTAGATTGTTAAATCCCTTAGTAGAAGAAGGTACGTCCGGAATACCCAAAATAATTTCTGTCATGGATTCTTATTACTTATCGAAAGAGGATTGGGATACGATAATGGATTTCCTAGTTGGCCATGAAAAGACTGAAGCAGTTCTTAAAAAGATTCCTGCTGGTGATAAGCGTGCGTTCACGACCATGTATAATAAAACCACACATCCTGTTGCAATAAATAAGACAGGTCTTTCGACTCCATATGGCGGTAATGCTACCAAAGCAGTTCCGGACTTCGAAGATGTTGTGGATGCCGACGATGATTTGCCCTCCGCAGAACCTGAAGATGCCAAAGATGAGGACGCTGATCTAAAAAAAGACAAGTTAATAAAGGAGAAGAAGCCTAGAGCACCAACTAAAAAGAGAAGTACAGGGGCTGCTCCCAAGACGCCTTCTAAGAAGAGAAAAACCACTTCTAAATGA
- the RUD3 gene encoding Rud3p (Syntenic homolog of Ashbya gossypii ACR101C; Syntenic homolog of Saccharomyces cerevisiae YOR216C (RUD3)), with translation MGKNKKKVTKANKLPKSGDESSVAKIVDEVAHKDTSTTAPVSGDGELNAETVENSNNCDDSSEVGTKDDKTVDDLRDEIAQLRLQLENNKESGTNDEKLLKIQEERDYFESQYNTLLSRLSSMKSLFSKMKESQLELESTQEQLAEYESRNLSLKNKLESLAKENEDYKQTVSVLNSECESLSSECSKYKARADAAQTQLETTSSKHNKSVQEKTKENQMLQSKIQEMAIVIDSYKQDLSSMKEEILDYKQQLAQLQREKEQTLKSCAQLEEQLAAATTAHEHDVRTLENELKVLKEAIEKSSEEAKIHESTIADLQQKVDLMKEGVALKDQLQQECKERGLQIGKLRHEAIILNEHLTKALALIKHSNNSESVDKELISNLLISFVSIPRADPKKFEVLELISSFLNWDDDKKMQAGLINVSASDSVRGRIERKDSFVSLWADYLEKESQK, from the coding sequence ATGGGAAAGAATAAAAAGAAGGTTACTAAGGCTAATAAGCTTCCTAAAAGCGGTGATGAGTCTTCTGTTGCGAAAATCGTGGACGAAGTTGCTCATAAAGATACCTCTACCACTGCTCCAGTGTCTGGAGATGGTGAGTTAAATGCTGAAACGGTTGAAAATTCTAATAATTGCGATGACTCTAGTGAAGTTGGTACTAAAGACGATAAAACAGTGGATGATCTTCGTGATGAAATAGCACAATTGAGGCTACAGCTGGAAAATAATAAGGAAAGCGGAACAAATGATGAGAAGCTGTTGAAAATACAGGAAGAAAGGGATTATTTTGAATCTCAATATAATACTCTATTGAGTAGGTTGTCTTCTATGAAATCGTTGTTCAGTAAGATGAAAGAGTCACAGTTAGAATTGGAGAGTACCCAGGAACAGTTGGCTGAATATGAGAGTCGGAATTTAAGTCTTAAGAACAAACTAGAGTCCCTGGCGAAAGAGAATGAGGACTATAAACAGACTGTAAGTGTGTTGAACTCTGAGTGCGAAAGCCTAAGTTCAGAGTGCTCAAAATATAAGGCGCGGGCGGACGCTGCGCAAACACAGTTGGAAACCACGTCCTCAAAGCACAATAAGAGTGTCCAAGAAAAGACCAAGGAGAACCAAATGCTACAAAGCAAGATCCAAGAAATGGCCATTGTTATAGACAGCTACAAGCAGGATCTGTCCTCCATGAAGGAGGAGATCCTGGACTACAAGCAGCAACTCGCTCAGCTGCAGCGTGAAAAAGAGCAGACACTAAAGTCTTGCGCTCAGCTAGAAGAGCAACTTGCAGCGGCTACAACAGCACATGAGCATGATGTGAGGACGTTAGAAAATGAACTCAAAGTGCTGAAGGAGGCAATCGAAAAGTCCTCGGAAGAGGCAAAAATACACGAGTCTACAATCGCAGATTTACAGCAAAAAGTCGACTTGATGAAAGAAGGTGTTGCCCTAAAAGATCAACTCCAGCAGGAATGCAAAGAACGTGGTTTGCAGATCGGGAAGCTGCGCCACGAGGCAATTATCCTAAATGAGCATTTGACCAAGGCTTTAGCCTTGATTAAGCATTCTAACAACTCGGAGTCTGTAGATAAGGAATTGATATCCAACCTACTCATATCCTTTGTTTCAATCCCTCGTGCAGATCCTAAAAAGTTTGAGGTACTAGAGCTTATTTCAAGTTTTTTGAATTGGGATGATGATAAAAAGATGCAAGCTGGTTTAATTAACGTAAGTGCAAGCGACTCAGTCAGAGGGAGGAtagaaagaaaagatagTTTTGTATCCTTATGGGCAGATTATTTAGAGAAAGAGAGTCAGAAGTAG
- the AIM41 gene encoding Aim41p (Syntenic homolog of Ashbya gossypii ACR100C; Syntenic homolog of Saccharomyces cerevisiae YOR215C (AIM41)), whose amino-acid sequence MLFRTLPTLIPRVSYRYASTQAYIDLMSRLKTDLKESMIKKDDVKKTTIKGLLSAIKNMEIDNKDKDYNEFMLQDIFFKQLAQRKGSIVEFKKNYRDDLVAKELAEIDIIAQYLASLPVSTKDELEANVLEFLGKLKYSQDSIKMPEVMRKLDWKTIPNEWKASPKQIKVAIAENFKKVFE is encoded by the coding sequence ATGCTATTCAGGACGCTTCCTACATTAATCCCAAGGGTTAGTTACAGATATGCTAGCACTCAAGCTTATATAGACTTAATGTCTCGTTTAAAAACAGATTTAAAGGAATCGATGATCAAAAAAGATGACGTTAAGAAAACTACAATAAAAGGCCTTCTATCCGCCATAAAAAATATGGAAATTGATAATAAAGACAAGGATTATAACGAATTCATGTTACAGGATATATTTTTCAAACAGTTGGCGCAAAGAAAAGGTTCTATAGTTGAATTTAAGAAAAACTACCGAGATGACCTCGTTGCCAAAGAACTTGCAGAAATAGACATAATTGCCCAATATCTTGCATCCTTGCCAGTATCTACAAAGGATGAGTTAGAAGCTAACGTGCTTGAATTTTTGGGTAAATTAAAGTACTCTCAGGACTCAATTAAAATGCCGGAAGTCATGCGCAAGCTTGATTGGAAGACAATTCCGAATGAGTGGAAAGCATCTCCTAAGCAGATAAAAGTTGCTATAGCAGAAAACTTTAAGAAAGTATTTGAGTAG
- the TAF14 gene encoding TATA-binding protein-associated factor TAF14 (Syntenic homolog of Ashbya gossypii ACR099C; Syntenic homolog of Saccharomyces cerevisiae YPL129W (TAF14) and YOR213C (SAS5); 1-intron; Tandem gene duplication in Ashbya gossypii): MVATVKRTVRIKTQQSILPDIPPPVDNFPMRQWNIQLFLLDDKGNEVPATIFDKVVYHLHPTFANPTRTFVDPPFKIEEQGWGGFELLISCHLLEKGGERKITHDLHFMKDSYVADHVIQVPINKPLLRTEVEKSGPVDEVAVASATASDNKRKAATTNGETKAKKVKTAAGSTVKGSVDLEKLAFGLTKLSEDDLVGVVQMVTDNRTPEMNIINNVEEGEFVIDLYSLPEGLLKSLWEYVKKNIEQ; this comes from the exons ATGGTTGCT ACGGTTAAGAGAACAGTAAGAATTAAGACACAACAGTCAATCCTGCCAGATATACCCCCACCAGTAGACAATTTTCCAATGCGGCAATGGAATATCCAATTGTTTTTGTTAGACGATAAGGGAAACGAAGTCCCGGCAACAATTTTTGATAAGGTGGTATACCATTTGCATCCTACATTTGCCAACCCAACGAGAACATTTGTAGACCCTCCATTTAAAATCGAAGAACAAGGTTGGGGTGGGTTTGAGCTTTTAATTAGTTGCCATCTACTAGAAAAGGGAGGAGAGAGAAAGATAACTCACGATTTGCATTTCATGAAGGATTCCTATGTAGCAGATCATGTTATCCAAGTGCCAATAAACAAACCTTTGTTAAGAACAGAAGTAGAGAAAAGTGGTCCTGTCGATGAGGTTGCAGTTGCGAGTGCTACAGCAAGTGATAATAAGCGGAAAGCAGCAACAACGAATGGTGAGACAAAGGCTAAGAAGGTGAAAACTGCCGCAGGTTCAACTGTGAAAGGCTCAGTTGATTTAGAAAAGCTGGCTTTTGGTCTAACAAAGCTCAGTGAAGACGATTTAGTTGGTGTAGTACAAATGGTTACTGATAATCGTACTCCAGAAATGAATATCATAAATAATGTTGAGGAAGGGGAATTTGTTATTGATTTATACAGCTTACCGGAAGGGTTGCTTAAAAGTTTGTGGGAGTACGTTAAGAAGAATATTGAGCAGTAG
- the SAS5 gene encoding Sas5p (Syntenic homolog of Ashbya gossypii ACR098C; Syntenic homolog of Saccharomyces cerevisiae YPL129W (TAF14) and YOR213C (SAS5); 1-intron; Tandem gene duplication in Ashbya gossypii), translated as MSIPTVVRVIRVKTQQVIVPEIPLVDGLPTRRWSMEIYMLDEHSNEVDADIFESCTYILHPSFSRPKRKISWPPFTLDEQGWGEFELKIICQFIHNGGKVMIPHTLLFSEDAYAVDFSIQVPCHIAEFRELLKKSGTVPELSSHEEESSAVRQKIPVLVKKIAAANEATVNDIVRTVLSYPGVKDALLKRRHRSQEFVMHLGQLPDDVLEAIDVILKRG; from the exons ATGTCAATA CCTACGGTTGTTAGAGTAATCCGGGTTAAAACTCAGCAGGTTATTGTGCCTGAAATTCCGTTGGTTGACGGTTTACCAACTAGAAGATGGTCAATGGAAATCTACATGTTAGATGAACATTCAAATGAGGTAGATGCAGATATATTTGAATCATGTACATATATTTTACATCCTTCTTTTAGCCGACCCAAGAGGAAGATTAGTTGGCCGCCGTTTACGTTAGATGAGCAAGGTTGGGGCGAATTTGAACTTAAGATCATATGCCAATTTATACACAATGGAGGCAAGGTAATGATTCCACATACCCTACTATTTAGTGAAGATGCATATGCTGTTGATTTTTCAATACAAGTTCCCTGTCATATAGCGGAGTTTAGAGAgttgttgaagaagagTGGCACTGTGCCGGAATTGAGTTCCCATGAGGAAGAATCTAGTGCCGTCAGGCAAAAGATACCAGTACTAGTTAAGAAGATAGCGGCAGCGAATGAGGCAACTGTTAATGATATCGTCAGGACTGTACTGTCATATCCCGGAGTAAAAGATGCATTATTAAAACGGCGACACAGATCACAAGAATTTGTGATGCATTTGGGTCAATTGCCGGATGACGTATTGGAGGCTATAGATGTGATATTAAAACGGGGTTAA